The following coding sequences lie in one Clupea harengus chromosome 23, Ch_v2.0.2, whole genome shotgun sequence genomic window:
- the LOC116218836 gene encoding nuclear body protein SP140-like protein, producing MGLRVPMELSLDFLTHEELLRFFHRKKTEISCIDQPHTFLRQLRDHDLVSEKLYQRVVRMKTKEQKMKGVYEVLDSLETDQAERVKTFWECVFTDHILQHYPTLKLLRNSLMDGSFRVNESQPEMERLDKRKNTEGKNKDLKEKKVKKMSRQKRKGSSTSGREEGEEEEEEEEEDQAGTSKVTTSQKKKKKKLQKPNYCSPLRKGGREDIWNWPMHRSQLPVTCGDKEGFLHRDKLAKGDKCILHEDQWYTPGEFEKLGGKERNKNWKISIRCRQTTLQKLIQENHLKSPPAKRRTTEKGQMRRALFPLQP from the exons ATGGGTCTACGGGTCCCAATGGAGCTGTCATTAGATTtcctgacgcatgaggagttaCTTCGCTTCTTCCACCGTAAGAAGACGGAGATCTCGTGCATAGACCAACCGCACACCTTCCTCAGGCAGTTACGAGACCACGACCTAGTGTCGGAGAAGCTCTACCAG agagtgGTTAGGATGAAGACGAAGGAGCAGAAGATGAAGGGTGTGTATGAGGTGCTGGACAGTCTGGAGACAGATCAAGCAGAGCGTGTGAAGAccttctgggagtgtgtgtttacagaccaCATCCTGCAGCATTACCCCACCCTCAAACTACTGAGGAACAGCCTCATGGACG GGTCTTTTCGAGTCAATGAAAGTCaaccagagatggagagactggaCAAGAGGAAGAATACGGAGGGAAAGAATAAAGacttaaaagaaaagaaggtgAAGAAGATGAGTAGACAGAAAAGGAAAGGGAGCAGCACTAGtggaagggaggaaggagaggaggaggaggaggaggaggaggaagatcaaGCAGGGACTTCTAAAGTCACAAccagtcagaagaagaagaagaagaagcttcAGAAACCCAACTACT GCTCTCCTCTGAGGAAGGGGGGCAGGGAGGATATCTGGAACTGGCCCATGCATAGGTCCCAGCTACCCGTCACCTGTGGGGACAAAGAGGGCTTTCTTCACAGAGACAAACTGGCCAAAG GAGATAAATGCATTCTTCACGAGGATCAGTGGTACACGCCAGGTGAGTTTGAGAAGTTGGGAGGCAAGGAGAGGAACAAGAACTGGAAGATCAGCATCCGCTGCCGACAAACAACCCTGCAGAAGCTGATTCAG GAGAATCACTTAAAGTCTCCACCAGCTAAAAGGAGAACAACTGAAAAAGGACAG ATGAGAAGAGCCCTTTTTCCCCTCCAGCCCTGA
- the LOC122128711 gene encoding NACHT, LRR and PYD domains-containing protein 1 homolog, with protein sequence MQYRPAGPSMDIKLISGELQEIHLPHFLCLGGSQSFLKDAVMVLHKQDSGVCLEKCELSRFHARLVNPSFSILGLFYSLISFLLPGKEVKIHADVQVYRCSTNPLTFRFYLLPEDAGLSKLLTDQEDSFRGFRLFKPRPLRPLQMNEFYGLHTTPECIRMYPVELDLRVSEIAPNFSEVRRSEAGDFKMKLSSADDQTVWEAQILKTECFWNEPQQGGESALDAAEFLSNQRPALIQKVRNVKPIADEMLSQKLIAREVYDKICAGETEQDKMRRVFDALNSREAKGKFLKILQRECPDVLRELRRISS encoded by the coding sequence ATGCAGTACAGACCAGCTGGTCCTTCGATGGACATCAAGCTCATCTCAGGAGAGCTGCAGGAGATCCACCTGCCACATTTCCTCTGTTTGGGAGGTAGTCAGTCTTTTCTGAAGGATGCTGTGATGGTTCTGCATAAGCAGGacagtggagtgtgtttggagaagtGTGAGCTGAGTCGCTTCCATGCCAGGCTGGTGAACCCCTCCTTTTCTATTCTTGGACTTTTCTACTCTTTGATATCATTCTTGCTCCCTGGGAAGGAGGTGAAGATCCATGCTGATGTTCAGGTCTATCGGTGCAGCACCAACCCCCTCACCTTCCGCTTCTACCTCCTGCCAGAGGATGCGGGTCTCAGTAAGTTATTGACTGACCAAGAGGATAGTTTCCGAGGCTTCAGACTCTTTAAGCCCCGGCCTTTGAGACCTCTTCAGATGAATGAGTTCTATGGTTTACACACAACTCCAGAATGCATCAGAATGTATCCAGTAGAGCTAGACCTCAGAGTCAGCGAAATTGCTCCTAACTTCTCAGAGGTTCGCAGAAGTGAGGCGGGTGACTTTAAAATGAAGCTCAGCTCTGCAGACGACCAGACAGTTTGGGAAGCACAGATCTTGAAAACCGAATGCTTCTGGAACGAACCCCAACAGGGGGGTGAGAGCGCATTAGATGCTGCAGAATTCCTCTCCAATCAGCGGCCGGCTCTCATTCAGAAGGTTAGAAACGTGAAACCGATTGCAGATGAGATGCTGTCGCAAAAACTTATCGCCAGAGAAGTGTATGACAAAATCTGTGCGGGAGAGACTGAACAGGACAAGATGAGACGCGTGTTTGACGCCCTGAATTCTCGTGAGGCAAAAGGGAAGTTCCTCAAAATCCTTCAGAGAGAATGCCCTGATGTGCTGAGAGAGTTGAGGAGAATATCCTCCTAA